A region of Burkholderiales bacterium JOSHI_001 DNA encodes the following proteins:
- a CDS encoding tRNA pseudouridine 55 synthase (PFAM: Pseudouridine synthase II TruB, C-terminal; TruB family pseudouridylate synthase (N terminal domain)~TIGRFAM: tRNA pseudouridine 55 synthase) — MNRPRTVRRAVHGVLLLDKPLGLSSNDALQKAKRAFNAEKAGHTGTLDPLASGLLPLCFGAATKFSQVSLDADKAYRATLTLGARSNTCDGEGELYDAKPVNLAPGAIEAVLMRFTGPITQLPPMHSALKKDGKALYEYARAGEEVERTPRSVVIHRIDIVSQQTDQLVIDVVCSKGTYIRTLADDIGLALGCGAWLSGLRRTASGPLRVEQAVTLEALQAMTDAERNALLLPADSLLADWPQVRLPEDEAGRFLSGLRRRVALGDQAGVRVYGPEPRAFLGSAHITAGELIADRLLSPLEVQALIA; from the coding sequence GTGAACAGGCCGCGCACCGTACGCCGCGCCGTGCATGGCGTGTTGCTGCTGGACAAGCCCCTGGGGCTGTCCAGCAACGACGCGCTGCAGAAGGCCAAGCGGGCCTTCAACGCCGAGAAGGCCGGCCACACCGGCACCCTGGACCCGCTGGCCAGCGGCCTGCTGCCGCTGTGCTTCGGCGCCGCCACCAAGTTCAGCCAGGTCAGCCTGGACGCCGACAAGGCCTACCGCGCCACGCTCACGCTGGGCGCACGCAGTAACACCTGCGACGGCGAGGGCGAGCTCTACGATGCCAAGCCCGTGAACCTGGCGCCTGGCGCGATAGAAGCCGTGCTGATGCGCTTCACCGGCCCCATCACCCAGCTGCCGCCCATGCATTCGGCGCTGAAGAAGGACGGCAAGGCGCTGTACGAATACGCCCGCGCGGGCGAAGAAGTGGAGCGCACGCCGCGCTCCGTGGTGATTCATCGCATCGACATCGTTTCGCAGCAGACTGACCAGTTGGTGATCGACGTGGTCTGCAGCAAGGGCACCTACATCCGTACCCTGGCCGACGACATCGGCCTGGCGCTGGGCTGCGGCGCCTGGCTGTCGGGTCTGCGCCGCACCGCCAGCGGGCCGCTGCGGGTGGAACAGGCTGTCACGCTGGAAGCGCTGCAGGCCATGACCGACGCCGAGCGCAATGCGCTGCTGCTGCCCGCCGACAGCCTGCTGGCCGATTGGCCGCAGGTGCGGCTGCCGGAAGACGAGGCCGGACGTTTCCTGTCCGGCCTGCGCCGCCGCGTGGCCCTGGGCGACCAGGCCGGCGTGCGCGTCTACGGCCCCGAACCGCGCGCCTTTCTCGGCAGCGCCCACATCACGGCCGGCGAACTGATCGCCGACCGACTGCTTTCTCCCTTAGAAGTGCAGGCGCTCATCGCCTGA
- a CDS encoding translation initiation factor IF-2 (PFAM: Elongation factor Tu domain 2; Translation-initiation factor 2; Translation initiation factor IF-2, N-terminal region; Elongation factor Tu GTP binding domain; Bacterial translation initiation factor IF-2 associated region~TIGRFAM: small GTP-binding protein domain; translation initiation factor IF-2), translating into MAVTTVAQFAAELNRPAGTLLEQLQSAGVAKKSLDDALTDADKERLLEYLRNAHGTSADRKKITLTRKSTSEIKQADASGKARTIQVEVRKKRVFVKRDDAPGAVEEPVAPAVDEEDLRRREEEAMQQAEALRREAEELAQRQREEQERREREAAEAAARAEAEAAAAREAAEAAAAKAAADAATRAQQAKPTDKSAPAAAKPAEVAAPVAPPKPVEPPKPALRVVKAVDIDAAEKQRIVDLDKRRKAAEAEAAAIRAMMNAPKKVMVAAKKPEEAKPVAADLKGTIHKPKGAPGATATPGSTVAKPGDKKSVKSEKLSSSWADDAAKKRALKTRGDTGGGNRPGWRSPRGSRKGDRNDDAPAFNAPAEPQIQEVHIPETISVADLAHKMSVKASEVIKQMMKLGQMVTINQQLDQETAMIVVEEMGHKALAAKLDDPEAFSEEEAAAQTGELISRAPVVTVMGHVDHGKTSLLDYIRRARVAAGEAGGITQHIGAYHVETPRGMITFLDTPGHAAFTAMRARGAKATDIVILVVAADDGVMPQTKEAIHHAKAAGVPIVVAMNKIDKPEANVERLKSELVAEQVVPEDFGGESPFVAVSAKTGQGVDDLLEQVLLQAEVLELKAPTEAAARGLVVEAQLDKGRGPVATVLIQSGTLRRGDVVLAGASYGRVRAMLDEDGKAIQEAGPSIPVEIQGLTEVPQAGDEFMVLTDERRAREIATFRQGKYRDVKLAKQQAAKLENMFETMGAGSAQTLSLIIKADVQGSQEALASSLLKLSTDEVKVQIVHAAVGGISESDVNLGIASKAVIIGFNTRADAGARKLAEHTGVDIRYYNIIYDAVDEVKAAMTGMLAPEQKEEVIGMAEIRTVFVASKIGTVAGCMVTNGKVTRNARFRLLRDNVVIYTGELESLKRMKDDVREVAEGFECGIKLKNFNDIKEGDQLEVFEVKEVARTL; encoded by the coding sequence ATGGCCGTGACAACCGTCGCCCAGTTCGCAGCCGAGCTGAACCGTCCTGCCGGGACGCTGCTCGAGCAGCTGCAATCTGCCGGTGTCGCCAAGAAGTCGCTCGACGACGCGCTGACCGACGCCGACAAGGAGCGTCTGCTGGAGTACCTGCGCAATGCGCACGGCACCAGCGCGGACCGCAAGAAGATCACGCTCACGCGCAAGAGCACCAGCGAGATCAAGCAGGCCGACGCGTCCGGCAAGGCCCGTACCATCCAGGTGGAGGTGCGCAAGAAGCGGGTGTTCGTCAAGCGCGACGATGCCCCCGGTGCCGTGGAAGAGCCCGTCGCGCCCGCAGTCGACGAGGAAGATCTGCGCCGACGCGAAGAAGAAGCCATGCAGCAGGCCGAAGCCCTGCGGCGCGAGGCCGAAGAACTGGCCCAGCGCCAGCGCGAAGAGCAGGAACGCCGCGAACGCGAAGCCGCCGAGGCGGCCGCCAGGGCCGAAGCCGAAGCGGCCGCGGCACGTGAAGCCGCCGAAGCCGCCGCCGCCAAGGCCGCTGCCGACGCGGCCACCCGGGCCCAACAGGCCAAGCCCACCGACAAGTCCGCGCCTGCCGCCGCCAAGCCGGCCGAGGTTGCCGCGCCTGTGGCACCGCCCAAGCCCGTCGAACCGCCCAAGCCCGCGCTGCGGGTGGTGAAGGCGGTGGACATCGACGCGGCCGAAAAGCAGCGCATCGTTGACCTGGACAAGCGCCGCAAGGCCGCCGAAGCAGAAGCCGCCGCCATTCGCGCGATGATGAACGCGCCGAAAAAGGTGATGGTGGCGGCCAAGAAGCCCGAAGAGGCCAAGCCGGTCGCGGCCGACCTCAAGGGCACCATCCACAAGCCCAAGGGTGCACCGGGGGCCACGGCCACGCCGGGCAGCACGGTGGCCAAGCCGGGCGACAAGAAGTCGGTCAAGAGCGAAAAGCTCAGCTCCAGCTGGGCCGACGACGCGGCCAAGAAGCGCGCGCTTAAGACCCGCGGCGACACCGGCGGTGGCAACCGCCCCGGCTGGCGTTCACCGCGCGGCTCGCGCAAGGGCGACCGCAACGACGACGCGCCGGCCTTCAACGCCCCGGCCGAACCGCAGATCCAGGAAGTGCACATCCCCGAGACCATCTCGGTGGCCGACCTGGCGCACAAGATGAGCGTGAAGGCCAGCGAAGTCATCAAGCAGATGATGAAACTGGGCCAGATGGTCACCATCAACCAGCAACTGGACCAGGAGACCGCGATGATCGTGGTCGAAGAAATGGGCCACAAGGCGCTGGCCGCCAAGCTGGACGACCCCGAAGCCTTCTCGGAAGAAGAAGCCGCGGCGCAGACCGGCGAGTTGATCTCGCGCGCCCCGGTGGTCACCGTCATGGGCCACGTGGACCATGGCAAGACCTCGCTGCTGGACTACATCCGCCGCGCCCGCGTGGCCGCCGGCGAAGCCGGGGGCATCACCCAGCACATCGGCGCCTACCACGTGGAAACACCGCGCGGCATGATCACCTTCCTGGACACCCCGGGCCACGCGGCCTTCACGGCGATGCGTGCTCGCGGCGCCAAAGCCACCGACATCGTCATCCTGGTGGTGGCGGCCGACGACGGCGTGATGCCGCAAACCAAGGAAGCCATCCACCATGCCAAGGCGGCGGGCGTGCCCATCGTCGTGGCCATGAACAAGATCGACAAGCCTGAAGCCAACGTCGAACGCCTGAAGAGCGAACTGGTGGCCGAACAGGTGGTGCCGGAAGACTTCGGCGGCGAATCGCCCTTCGTGGCGGTGTCGGCCAAGACAGGCCAAGGCGTGGACGACCTGCTGGAACAGGTGCTGCTGCAGGCCGAAGTGCTGGAACTGAAGGCCCCCACCGAAGCCGCCGCCCGCGGCCTGGTGGTGGAAGCGCAGCTGGACAAGGGCCGCGGTCCGGTGGCCACGGTGCTGATCCAGAGCGGCACCCTGCGGCGCGGTGACGTGGTGCTGGCCGGTGCCAGCTACGGCCGCGTTCGCGCCATGCTGGACGAAGACGGCAAGGCCATCCAGGAAGCCGGCCCTTCCATCCCGGTGGAAATCCAGGGCCTGACCGAGGTGCCGCAGGCCGGCGACGAATTCATGGTGCTGACCGACGAGCGCCGTGCGCGCGAAATCGCCACCTTCCGCCAGGGCAAGTACCGCGACGTGAAGCTGGCCAAGCAGCAGGCCGCCAAGCTGGAGAACATGTTCGAGACCATGGGTGCGGGTTCGGCCCAGACCCTGTCGCTGATCATCAAGGCCGACGTGCAGGGTTCGCAGGAGGCGCTGGCGTCTTCGCTGCTGAAGCTGTCCACCGACGAGGTGAAGGTGCAGATCGTGCACGCCGCGGTGGGTGGCATCAGCGAAAGCGACGTCAACCTGGGCATCGCGTCCAAGGCCGTGATCATCGGCTTCAACACCCGCGCCGACGCGGGGGCGCGCAAGCTGGCCGAACACACCGGCGTGGACATCCGCTACTACAACATCATCTATGACGCGGTGGACGAGGTGAAGGCGGCCATGACCGGCATGCTGGCGCCGGAGCAGAAGGAAGAAGTCATCGGCATGGCCGAGATCCGCACCGTGTTCGTGGCCAGCAAGATCGGCACCGTGGCCGGTTGCATGGTCACCAACGGCAAGGTCACGCGCAACGCGCGCTTCCGCCTGCTGCGCGACAACGTGGTCATCTACACCGGCGAGCTGGAAAGCTTGAAGCGCATGAAGGACGATGTGCGCGAAGTGGCCGAAGGCTTCGAGTGCGGCATCAAGCTGAAGAACTTCAACGACATCAAGGAAGGCGACCAGTTGGAAGTCTTCGAGGTGAAGGAAGTGGCACGAACGCTTTGA
- a CDS encoding ribosome-binding factor A (PFAM: Ribosome-binding factor A~TIGRFAM: ribosome-binding factor A), whose product MRHKKSAPNRSFRVADQIQRDVAELIRELKDPRVGMVTINSVEVTPDYAHAKVFFSLLVGEPAECQAALNEAAGFLRNGLFKRLAIHTVPTLHFQFDRTTERAAELSALINKANAMRAKDDE is encoded by the coding sequence ATGCGACACAAGAAATCCGCCCCCAACCGCAGCTTCCGTGTGGCCGACCAGATCCAGCGCGATGTGGCCGAGCTGATCCGCGAGCTGAAGGACCCGCGCGTGGGCATGGTCACGATCAATTCAGTGGAAGTGACGCCCGACTACGCGCACGCCAAGGTCTTCTTCTCGCTCTTGGTGGGCGAGCCCGCCGAATGCCAGGCCGCACTGAACGAAGCCGCCGGTTTCCTGCGCAACGGCCTGTTCAAGCGCCTGGCCATCCACACCGTGCCCACGCTGCATTTCCAGTTCGACCGTACCACCGAGCGCGCGGCCGAGTTGTCGGCCCTGATCAACAAGGCCAATGCCATGCGGGCCAAGGACGACGAGTGA
- a CDS encoding putative permease (PFAM: EamA-like transporter family~manually curated): MTHRQAVATMLVVTFLWSIAGAVTRHLESARSFEVTFWRSAFNALALLIALGWMRGAGLWHRIATGGWTLWASGVCWAFMYTAFMVAIMLTTVANVLVTMSVAPLLAALFSRVLLKHQLPTRTWVAITLAGAGIAWMFSHELGGPGASVQGTLVALLVPISGAANWTLMQHLSRGSANADDMRPHEADEPPDMLPAVLIGAVISALVTLPLSVPFAATPRDLGLLGLLGVLQLAVPCLLAVRVAAVLPAAEMSLLGLLEVLMGVLWAWAWAGEQPGASALVGGGIVIAALVGNELLGLQRRQRAAA, from the coding sequence GTGACCCACCGGCAGGCCGTTGCCACCATGCTGGTGGTGACCTTCCTGTGGAGCATCGCCGGCGCGGTGACGCGACACCTGGAATCGGCCAGGAGCTTCGAGGTCACCTTCTGGCGCAGTGCCTTCAACGCGCTGGCCTTGCTGATTGCGCTCGGCTGGATGCGCGGCGCGGGCCTGTGGCATCGCATCGCCACCGGCGGCTGGACCTTGTGGGCCAGCGGGGTGTGCTGGGCCTTCATGTACACCGCCTTCATGGTGGCCATCATGCTGACCACGGTGGCCAATGTGCTGGTCACGATGTCGGTGGCGCCGCTGCTGGCCGCACTGTTCTCGCGCGTGCTGCTCAAACACCAACTGCCCACGCGCACCTGGGTTGCCATAACGCTGGCCGGCGCCGGCATTGCGTGGATGTTCAGCCACGAACTGGGCGGGCCCGGCGCGTCGGTGCAGGGCACCTTGGTGGCATTGTTGGTGCCGATTTCCGGCGCCGCCAACTGGACCCTGATGCAGCACCTGTCGCGCGGCAGCGCCAACGCCGACGACATGCGCCCGCACGAAGCCGACGAGCCGCCGGACATGCTGCCCGCGGTGCTGATCGGCGCGGTGATCTCGGCCCTGGTCACGCTGCCGCTGTCCGTGCCCTTTGCCGCCACCCCGCGCGACCTGGGCCTGCTGGGCCTGCTGGGCGTGCTGCAACTGGCCGTGCCCTGCCTTCTGGCGGTGCGCGTGGCCGCAGTGCTGCCGGCCGCCGAGATGTCCTTGCTCGGCCTGCTGGAAGTGCTGATGGGCGTGCTGTGGGCCTGGGCCTGGGCGGGTGAACAGCCCGGCGCCAGCGCCCTGGTGGGCGGCGGCATCGTCATCGCCGCGCTGGTGGGCAACGAACTGCTGGGCCTGCAGCGGCGCCAGCGCGCTGCCGCCTGA
- a CDS encoding GTP-binding protein TypA/BipA (PFAM: Elongation factor Tu domain 2; Elongation factor G C-terminus; Elongation factor Tu GTP binding domain~TIGRFAM: GTP-binding protein TypA/BipA; small GTP-binding protein domain), with product MTQQQIRNIAIIAHVDHGKTTMVDQLLRQSGTFADHEKVVDTVMDSNAIERERGITILAKNCAVSWKGTHINIVDTPGHADFGGEVERALSMVDGVLLLIDAQEGPMPQTRFVTKKALALGLKPIVVVNKVDKPGANCDKVVNAAFDLFDKLGANDEQLDFPVVYASGINGWSSLTEGEPGEQWGPDMSALFETVLKHVPAHDGDPEAPLQFQVSALDYSTFIGRIGVGRINAGTLKPGMDVLVMEGPDGKQTKGRVNQVLCFEGLDRVQVTSARPGDIVLINGIEDIGIGVTITDPTNPQPLPMLKVDEPTLTMNFCVNTSPLAGREGKYVTSRQIWDRLQKELQSNVALRVKETDEDGIFEVSGRGELHLTILLENMRREGYELAVSKPRVVFHQVDGERHEPVELVTVDIEEQHQGGVMQALGERKGDLVNMEPDGRGRVRLEYRIPARGLIGFSNEFMNLTRGSGLISNIFDGYEPYKGEIASRKNGVLISMDDGEIFTYALGKLDDRGRMFVKAGDPVYEGMIVGIHSRDNDLVVNATRTKQLTNFRVSGKEDAIKITPPIDLSLEYGVEFIEDDELVEITPKSIRVRKRHLKEHDRKRASRESAA from the coding sequence ATGACCCAACAGCAAATTCGCAACATCGCCATCATCGCCCACGTCGACCATGGCAAGACCACGATGGTGGACCAACTCCTGCGCCAGAGCGGCACCTTCGCCGACCACGAAAAGGTGGTGGACACCGTGATGGACAGCAACGCCATCGAGCGCGAGCGCGGCATCACCATCCTGGCCAAGAACTGCGCCGTCAGCTGGAAGGGCACCCACATCAACATCGTGGACACCCCCGGCCACGCGGACTTCGGCGGCGAGGTGGAGCGCGCCCTGTCCATGGTGGATGGCGTGCTGCTGCTGATCGACGCCCAGGAAGGCCCGATGCCCCAAACCCGCTTCGTCACCAAGAAGGCGCTGGCCCTCGGCCTGAAGCCCATCGTGGTGGTGAACAAGGTGGACAAGCCCGGCGCCAACTGCGACAAGGTGGTGAATGCCGCCTTCGACCTGTTCGACAAGCTGGGCGCGAACGATGAACAGCTGGACTTCCCGGTGGTGTACGCCTCGGGCATCAACGGCTGGTCTTCGCTGACCGAAGGCGAGCCCGGCGAGCAGTGGGGCCCCGACATGTCGGCCCTGTTCGAGACCGTGCTCAAGCACGTGCCGGCGCACGACGGCGACCCGGAAGCGCCGCTGCAATTCCAGGTCTCGGCGCTGGACTACAGCACCTTCATCGGCCGCATCGGCGTGGGCCGCATCAACGCTGGCACCCTGAAACCCGGCATGGACGTGCTGGTGATGGAAGGCCCGGACGGCAAGCAGACCAAGGGCCGCGTCAACCAGGTGCTGTGCTTCGAGGGCCTGGACCGGGTGCAGGTCACGTCCGCACGCCCGGGTGACATCGTGCTGATCAATGGCATTGAAGACATCGGCATCGGCGTCACCATCACCGACCCGACCAACCCCCAGCCCCTGCCCATGCTGAAGGTGGACGAGCCCACGCTGACGATGAACTTCTGCGTCAACACCAGCCCGCTGGCCGGCCGCGAAGGCAAGTACGTCACCAGCCGCCAGATCTGGGACCGGCTGCAGAAGGAACTGCAAAGCAACGTGGCGCTGCGGGTGAAGGAAACCGACGAGGACGGCATTTTCGAAGTGTCCGGCCGCGGCGAACTGCATCTGACCATCCTGCTGGAGAACATGCGCCGCGAAGGCTATGAACTGGCCGTCTCCAAGCCGCGCGTGGTGTTCCACCAGGTTGATGGTGAACGCCACGAGCCGGTGGAACTGGTCACCGTGGACATTGAAGAACAGCACCAGGGCGGCGTGATGCAGGCCCTGGGCGAACGCAAGGGCGACCTGGTGAACATGGAGCCGGACGGCCGCGGGCGCGTGCGCCTGGAGTACCGCATCCCGGCGCGCGGGCTGATCGGTTTTTCCAACGAGTTCATGAACCTCACGCGTGGCTCGGGCCTGATCAGCAACATCTTCGACGGCTACGAGCCCTACAAGGGCGAGATCGCCAGCCGCAAGAACGGCGTGCTGATCAGCATGGACGACGGCGAAATCTTCACCTACGCGCTCGGCAAGCTGGACGACCGCGGCCGCATGTTCGTGAAGGCCGGCGACCCGGTGTACGAAGGCATGATCGTGGGCATCCACAGCCGCGACAACGACCTGGTGGTGAACGCCACCCGCACCAAGCAGCTGACCAACTTCCGCGTGTCCGGCAAGGAAGATGCGATCAAGATCACCCCGCCGATCGACCTTTCGCTGGAATATGGCGTCGAGTTCATCGAGGACGACGAACTGGTGGAGATCACGCCCAAGAGCATCCGGGTGCGCAAGCGCCACCTGAAGGAACACGACCGCAAGCGCGCCTCGCGGGAATCGGCGGCGTGA